One Mugil cephalus isolate CIBA_MC_2020 chromosome 8, CIBA_Mcephalus_1.1, whole genome shotgun sequence genomic window carries:
- the zgc:152830 gene encoding putative aminopeptidase W07G4.4 — protein MCTRVQPVEWTTNLKDQNFDGIVLVTQSHETLPPELECLKNPLQDYSSVDSGLGDEVVVLKVPGLPGNRLVFASTGPVNRDYDDVRRFSDAAVNGIKRALKTGMKRPLLVCPQHKDYKNSTLVAALGALHGLYMPIEVREMSKKEDHKVCVLGLWATQEDEGRRLVELANALESGRVACRDIGGSDPERMAAPRVAEYVQELFKDTLVTVEVVSDVKTLEKEYPCLAAVNRCANDVPRHQGRVIKLKYCGEEPIQKTLMLVGKGITYDTGGADIKAGGIMAGMHRDKCGAAAVAGFFKILAMLKPKHLKVVGSMAMVRNSVGADCYVADELLISRAGRRVRVGNTDAEGRMVMVDLLCEMKEQAVREVSPQLFTIATLTGHAIRAMGPNYSIIMDNGPAHRNKNAAQWQKAGEVLGDVFEVSTIRRDDYEFHKGKSEYEDILQCNNQPSSATPRGHQTPAAFLIMASGLDEYGVDSKKPLPYSHIDIAGSSGPFPGVPTGAPIVAMATNYILSDSL, from the exons ATGTGCACCCG TGTCCAGCCCGTCGAGTGGACCACTAACCTCAAAGACCAGAA TTTTGATGGCATCGTCTTGGTGACCCAGAGCCATGAGACTCTGCCCCCTGAGCTCGAGTGCCTGAAAAACCCTCTGCAGGACTACAGCTCC GTGGACAGCGGCCTCGGGGATGAGGTGGTGGTCCTCAAGGTCCCCGGTCTCCCCGGTAACCGGCTGGTGTTTGCCTCCACGGGCCCCGTGAACCGCGACTACGACGACGTCCGGCGTTTCAGCGATGCAGCCGTCAACGGCATCAAGCG GGCCTTGAAGACCGGCATGAAGCGCCCGCTGCTGGTGTGTCCTCAACACAAAGACTACAAGAACAGCACCTTGGTGGCCGCGCTCGGGGCCCTGCATGGTCTCTACATG CCGATTGAAGTGAGGGAAATGAGCAAAAAAGAAGACCACAAGGTGTGTGTCCTCGGTCTGTGGGCGACACAGGAGGATGAGGGGAGGAGGCTGGTGGAGCTGGCTAACGCTCTGGAGAGCGGGAG AGTGGCCTGCCGTGACATCGGCGGCTCAGACCCCGAGCGAATGGCTGCTCCTCGCGTGGCCGAGTACGTCCAGGAGCTCTTCAAGGACACCCTGGTGACGGTGGAGGTGGTGAGCGACGTGAAGACTCTGGAGAAGGAGTATCCCTGTCTGGCTGCAGTCAACCGCTGCGCCAACG ATGTACCTCGGCACCAAGGCAGAGTCATCAAGCTGAAGTACTGCGGAGAGGAACCGATCCAAAAGACGCTCATGTTGGTGGGAAAG GGCATCACCTACGACACCGGTGGAGCAGACATCAAGGCTGGTGGCATCATGGCCGGGATGCACAGGGACAAGTGTGGAGCCGCTGCTGTGGCCGGTTTCTTCAAG ATTTTGGCGATGCTGAAGCCGAAACACCTGAAGGTTGTCGGCTCCATGGCCATGGTGAGGAACAGCGTGGGCGCAG ACTGCTACGTGGCCGACGAGCTGCTGATTTCCCGCGCGGGTCGCCGGGTGAGAGTGGGAAACACCGACGCAGAGGGACGCATGGTGATGGTCGACCTGCTCTGTGAGATGAAGGAACAG GCCGTCCGTGAGGTTTCCCCTCAGCTGTTCACCATCGCCACACTGACCGGTCACGCCATCAGAGCCATGGGACCCAACTACTCT ATCATCATGGACAATGGGCCGGCCCATCGCAACAAGAATGCGGCTCAGTGGCAGAAAG CTGGGGAGGTGTTGGGAGATGTGTTCGAGGTGTCCACCATCAGACGAGACGACTACGAGTTCCACAAGGGGAAGTCTGAGTACGAGGACATCCTGCAGTGCAACAACCAGCCGTCCTCGGCCACACCCCGGGGGCACCAGACCCCTGCAGCTTTCCTCATCATGGCCTCGGGCCTCGACGAG
- the fahd2a gene encoding fumarylacetoacetate hydrolase domain-containing protein 2A → MRLPLHPLCIFRSLTALRQTAQTQRRGLSGAAMRLVQFRRHGDAGGGAVRVGVEQGDGLGVVDLKAFEPSMPSTMRELLELGDEGLDCARRALSSGQCVVTRADIQLLAPVLAPEKVVCVGMNYRDHCLEQNAPIPKEPIIFSKFPSAITGPYDDIALPSESQEVDWEVELAFVIGRRGKHIKEEDALSYVAGFTVANDVSARDWQMQRNGKQWLLGKTFDSFCPLGPALVTTDAVKDPHNLAVRCLVNGDAVQSSNTDQMIFKTEALVAWVSKFVTLSPGDVFLTGTPPGVGVFRKPPVFLKKGDVVECQIEQLGSIINRVV, encoded by the exons ATGAGACTTCCTCTTCATCCACTTTGCATCTTCAGGAGTTTAACCGCTCTGAGGCAAACGGCACAAACACAGAGGCGAGGTCTGAGCGGTGCAGCCATGCGCCTGGTGCAGTTCCGTCGGCACGGTGACGCAGGAGGGGGGGCCGTCAGGGTGGGAGTGGAGCAAGGCGATGGTCTGGGCGTGGTGGACCTGAAGGCGTTTGAGCCCTCCATGCCATCGACGATGAgagagctgctggagctgggaGACGAGGGTCTGGATTGTGCACGGAG agCCTTGTCGTCCGGTCAGTGCGTGGTGACTCGAGCCGACATCCAGCTGCTGGCCCCCGTTCTGGCCCCGGAGAAGGTGGTGTGTGTGGGGATGAACTATCGGGACCACTGCCTGGAGCAGAACGCCCCGATCCCCAAAGAACCCATCATCTTCAGCAAGTTCCCCAGCGCCATCACGGGGCCGTACGACGACATCGCTCTGCCCTCCGAGAGCCAG GAAGTGGACTGGGAGGTGGAGCTGGCTTTTGTGATCGGACGAAGaggaaaacacatcaag GAGGAAGACGCTCTGTCCTACGTGGCCGGCTTCACCGTGGCCAACGACGTCAGCGCGCGCGACTGGCAGATGCAGCGCAATGGGAAGCAGTGGCTGCTCGGGAAGACGTTTGACAGCTTCTGTCCTCTCGGCCCAGCCTTAGTAACCACCGACGCTGTGAAAg atcctcacAACCTGGCCGTCCGCTGCCTGGTTAACGGAGACGCAGTCCAGAGCAGCAACACCGATCAGATGATCTTCAAGACGGAAGCGCTGGTCGCGTGGGTCTCTAA GTTCGTGACATTAAGTCCAGGAGATGTGTTCCTGACGGGAACTCCTCCAGGCGTGGGGGTTTTCAGAAAGCCACCTGTGTTTCTCAAG AAAGGAGACGTGGTGGAGTGCCAGATAGAGCAGCTAGGCTCTATAATCAACAGAGTCGTCTAA
- the gpat2 gene encoding glycerol-3-phosphate acyltransferase 2, mitochondrial: MMQRQNDGMNKDAVLPLIQQKKPLSWNLKIKKKLQCVPACLGKFRPTVGQCCQQCTPDSLRKLGQNAFLGFSNPLRVNETQTRYRGWLVRRVCCVLFVSGCKVYGSPVNNRLERVCQSNRVKETLAAEHKALEGGDCHGLLDRLSPFLPLINTCISSCLLRFVGWTMLKTFALVFDNVQVNLNHLSALHKASREGSLLVYVYVRQSAVDCALIPLVLLCHNLRAPYTVCPLQINSASIRSLLQKIGVVLLPPSAPTEQDAEADSLYSSVVTSLVRELLHEGQALSVGVSAESGQGGQWLARIRQLIKEGSVSDVSLIPVGISYDCVPKTDTPVGLGCVLRWLRSLLWRGPGGSVRIHLNQPFSLKEMCDSGRCRVDEWLPLQDLLLPVILNNSDCVFGQRSMSWLLPSSHYAFEREKPSHADRNLNAAIILHLIFSVNSSSAVMSTSLLSSLLLHRHSKGVRSSVLCRDVAWLTEEILFRNKDVGFGGSLVEVVHYSLSLLAPHLIVATTAPGKDLLIFPRPSLAATLHLALQAQAVTHTFILEAVGACAVSAMLYDVALSGIGSRVRSDVAEGDEVRGGLEFDVVLCQTELTERALQLCHLLPPGFMPPCQSSHSFALDAIDSLVRCGVLIMEEIPRDVPLCDFWKEDGALTWTTTDDPDHSDSDCEDQGQRSYKISQPSQCPDMLFFLCGMLAGHLRALSWTVKGLDLMHAPLAEAEFVAQIHSYLCDTANEKKQHYESCSEEAAHTAVRTLIDLGVLSEERQNEGVFLGVSPLFQLSENRQKLNRFVSQYLYN; encoded by the exons CGCAAGCTCGGACAAAACGCTTTCCTCGGCTTCAGCAACCCGCTGCGTGTTAACGAGACTCAAACCAG ATATCGAGGCTGGCTGGTGCGGAGGGTGTGCTGCGTCCTGTTTGTGAGTGGGTGCAAGGTTTACGGGAGTCCTGTTAACAACAGGCTAGAGAGAGTCTGTCAGAGCAACAG GGTGAAAGAGACGCTCGCAGCAGAGCATAAAGCACTCGAGGGGGGAGACTGCCACGGGCTGCTCGATCGCCTCTCGCCATTCCTCCCCCTCATTAACACCTGCATTTCCTCTTGCCTCTtaag ATTCGTGGGCTGGACGATGCTGAAGACCTTTGCTTTGGTGTTTGACAACGTTCAAGTTAACCTCAACCATCTGTCGGCGTTGCACAAAGCTTCACGAGAG GGATCCCTGCTGGTTTATGTGTACGTGCGTCAGAGCGCCGTGGACTGCGCTCTCATCCCTCTCGTGCTCCTCTGTCACAACCTGAGGGCACCGTACACCGTTTGTCCTCTCCAGATTAACAGCGCCTCTATAAG ATCACTCCTGCAGAAAATAGGTGTCGTCCTCCTGCCTCCATCTGCGCCGACGGAGCAGGACGCCGAGGCAGACAGTCTGTACTCGTCTGTCGTGACCTCT ctggtACGTGAGCTGCTACATGAGGGCCAGGCGTTAAGTGTTGGTGTGTCAGCGGAGTCTGGTCAGGGCGGCCAGTGGCTGGCTCGCATCAGGCAGCTCATCAAAGAGGGATCTGTCTCCGATGTCAGCCTGATCCCCGTGGGCATCTCGTACGACTGCGTGCCCAAGACCGACACCCCG GTCGGTTTGGGATGCGTGTTGCGGTGGCTGCGGTCTCTGCTCTGGAGAGGACCAGGAGGAAGTGTGAGGATCCACCTCAACCAGCCCTTTTCTCTCAAG gagatGTGTGATTCAGGGAGGTGCAGAGTAGATGAATGGCTCCCTCTACAGGACCTGTTGCTTCCTGTGATCCTCAACAACAG CGACTGTGTGTTCGGCCAGAGGAGCATGTCGTGGCTCCTGCCTTCTTCTCATTATGCTTTTGAACGTGAAAAGCCAAGTCATGCAGACAGAAACCTCAACGCCGCTATTATCCTCCACCTCATCTTCT CTGTAAATTCCTCCTCGGCTGTGATGTCCACCAGTCTTCTGTCCAGTCTTTTGCTGCACAGACACTCCAAG GGTGTGCGTTCATCTGTCCTGTGTCGTGATGTGGCCTGGCTCACAGAGGAAATATTGTTCAGGAACAAAGACGTCGGTTTTGGGGGAAGTTTGGTGGAGGTTGTCCACTATTCCCTCTCCCTTCTTGCCCCTCACCTCATCGTAGCTACAACAGCTCCCGG gaAGGACCTTCTCATTTTCCCCCGTCCTTCTCTTGCTGCCACCCTGCACCTCGCCCTCCAGGCTCAGGCCGTCACACACACCTTCATACTGGAAGCTGTTGGGG CGTGTGCGGTGTCGGCCATGCTGTACGACGTGGCTCTCAGCGGCATCGGCAGCAGAGTGAGGAGTGACGTCGCGGAGGGAGACGAGGTCAGAGGTGGCCTGGAGTTTGACGTGGTGCTCTGCCAGACCGAGTTGACTGAGCGAGCCTTGCAGCTCTGCCATCTTCTGCCTCCGGGCTTCATGCCA ccaTGTCAGTCGTCCCATAGCTTCGCCCTGGATGCCATCGACAGTCTGGTGCGCTGTGGTGTCCTGATCATGGAGGAA ATCCCCAGAGACGTTCCTCTCTGTGATTTCTGGAAGGAGGACGGCGCCCTGACCTGGACCACCACCGACGACCCCGATCACAGCGACTCTGACTGCGAGGACCAGGGACAGCGCTCGTACAAG ATAAGTCAGCCAAGCCAGTGTCCGGACATGCTCTTCTTTCTCTGCGGTATGCTGGCTGGACATCTGAGGGCGCTGTCCTGGACCGTGAAGGGACTGGACCTCATGCACGCTCCTCTGGCTG AGGCTGAGTTTGTGGCTCAGATACACTCCTATCTCTGTGACACAGCAAACGAGAAGAAGCAGCACTACG AGAGCTGCTCGGAGGAGGCGGCGCACACTGCAGTTAGAACACTAATAGACCTGGGG GTCCTTTCGGAGGAGCGTCAGAACGAAGGCGTCTTCCTGGGCGTTAGTCCTTTGTTCCAGTTGTCAGAGAACAGGCAGAAACTGAACCGCTTCGTCTCACAGTACCTCTACAATTAA